In a single window of the Candidatus Deferrimicrobiaceae bacterium genome:
- a CDS encoding hydrolase — translation MSQLELLDPKNSALVLIDFQPQMTFGVASIDRQTLFNNVLLLAKAAKIFKVPTVLTTVASKSFSGYMWPQILDLFPGQEPVERTSMNSWEDEKFVAAVKATGRKKLVMAALWTEVCLAFPALGAIKAGYEVYAVEDASGGTTPIAHNAAMRRVEQAGAVPMTSLQVLLEYQRDWSRTETYDAVLGVVKEHCGAYGQGVEYAYTMVHGAPPSRKNTGR, via the coding sequence CTCGATCCGAAAAACTCCGCCCTCGTCCTGATCGATTTCCAACCTCAGATGACCTTCGGCGTCGCCAGCATCGACCGTCAGACGCTCTTTAACAACGTGCTCCTCCTGGCTAAGGCAGCGAAGATATTCAAGGTGCCGACCGTCCTGACGACCGTGGCGTCGAAAAGTTTCTCGGGCTACATGTGGCCGCAGATCCTCGATCTTTTCCCGGGGCAGGAACCGGTCGAACGGACGTCGATGAACTCCTGGGAAGACGAGAAATTCGTGGCGGCGGTCAAGGCGACGGGGCGGAAGAAGCTCGTCATGGCGGCGCTCTGGACGGAGGTCTGCCTGGCGTTTCCGGCGCTGGGAGCGATCAAGGCGGGTTATGAAGTCTATGCCGTCGAGGATGCTTCGGGCGGCACTACCCCGATTGCGCACAACGCCGCCATGCGGCGCGTCGAGCAGGCGGGCGCGGTCCCGATGACGTCGCTTCAGGTTCTCCTCGAGTACCAGCGCGACTGGTCGCGCACGGAAACCTACGATGCGGTCTTGGGGGTCGTGAAGGAACACTGCGGCGCCTACGGCCAGGGGGTCGAGTACGCCTACACCATGGTGCACGGCGCACCGCCCAGCCGGAAAAACACGGGCCGCTAA
- a CDS encoding antibiotic biosynthesis monooxygenase: MESPAHETGPLTVIVTWRVRAGCEKEFEAWRREIGAAALGFQGHMGIDVFRPAGSGGEYVVVFRFDTYDHLRAWQESDVRRDLLKKAEPFREKEPTYHQQSGLEYWFVPAGGTESPPRWKMVIVTVLGVWPLSILVPWLLNPLIANFAFVLKALLIAVGIVILLTWVVMPVLVRILRPWLQHRGSREATP; encoded by the coding sequence ATGGAAAGCCCGGCGCATGAAACCGGACCGCTGACGGTCATCGTCACCTGGAGGGTCCGGGCGGGATGCGAAAAGGAGTTCGAGGCGTGGCGGCGGGAGATCGGGGCCGCCGCCCTCGGATTCCAGGGCCACATGGGTATAGACGTGTTCCGCCCCGCGGGCTCCGGCGGCGAGTACGTGGTGGTCTTCCGGTTCGATACCTACGACCATCTGCGGGCGTGGCAGGAATCGGACGTCCGGCGAGATCTCCTGAAAAAGGCCGAGCCGTTCCGGGAGAAGGAACCGACTTACCACCAACAGAGCGGACTGGAGTACTGGTTCGTCCCGGCCGGCGGCACGGAATCCCCACCGCGCTGGAAGATGGTCATCGTCACGGTCCTGGGCGTCTGGCCGCTCAGCATTCTGGTCCCGTGGCTGCTGAATCCGCTCATCGCCAACTTCGCTTTCGTCCTGAAAGCGCTCCTGATCGCCGTTGGTATCGTTATTCTGCTGACTTGGGTGGTCATGCCGGTCCTGGTGCGCATCCTCCGCCCCTGGCTGCAACATCGCGGTTCAAGGGAGGCAACACCATGA
- a CDS encoding amidohydrolase produces the protein MSAPDLVLHNGKITTLDAAQPQVSAVAMTGDRISAIGGEELLDTASDKTRRIDLQGRRAIPGLNDSHMHVIRGGLSYNLELRWDGVPSLADAMRMLKEQVQRTPPGQWVRVIGGWSEFQFAERRMPTLEEINAIAPDTPVFILHLYCRGMLNKAALRACGYTKDTPDPPAGEIQRDGSGNPTGLLIARPNAGILYATVGKQPKLPPEHQMNSSRHFMRELNRLGLTSLVDAGGGSQIYPDDYAIIEELHRRGEMTVRMAYNIFTQKPKEEKADFLRCMKLTGPGQGDDYYRCNGAGEMLVYSAADFEDFMVPRPDLPSNLEAELKEVVSLLAEKKWPFRIHATYDESISRMLDVFEDVNREIPFAGSGWFFDHCETVSDRSLERVKALGGGIAIQNRMAFQGEYFLDRYGKQAAERTPPVRKMLELGIPVGAGTDATRVSSYNPWLALYWLAAGKTVGGAVLYSEKSRLSREDALRLYTQGSSWFSGENGRKGAITVGQLADVVALTEDYFSVSEERIKGIESVLTIVGGKIVYGAKEFQDLGPASLPVLPEWSPVKIYGGYGAPLDVGKAARAGVPVPRQHHPAECRSNGCHHASHPLPAGTQAVPRYGDFWGFGCDCFAF, from the coding sequence ATGAGCGCACCCGACCTGGTCCTGCACAACGGAAAGATCACCACGCTGGATGCCGCGCAGCCCCAGGTCTCGGCCGTCGCCATGACCGGAGATCGCATCTCCGCCATCGGGGGAGAAGAGCTGCTCGACACGGCCAGCGACAAGACCCGGCGGATCGACCTTCAGGGCCGGCGGGCCATCCCCGGCCTCAACGATTCCCATATGCACGTCATCCGCGGCGGTCTCAGCTACAACCTCGAGCTTCGCTGGGACGGCGTTCCATCCCTCGCCGACGCCATGCGCATGCTGAAAGAGCAGGTGCAGCGCACGCCGCCCGGCCAGTGGGTCCGGGTCATCGGCGGCTGGAGCGAATTCCAGTTCGCCGAGCGGCGCATGCCCACGCTCGAGGAGATCAACGCGATCGCCCCCGACACGCCGGTCTTCATCCTGCACCTCTATTGTCGAGGGATGTTGAACAAGGCCGCGTTGCGTGCGTGCGGCTACACGAAGGACACCCCGGATCCGCCCGCCGGAGAAATCCAGCGCGACGGAAGCGGCAACCCCACCGGATTGCTCATCGCCCGCCCCAATGCCGGCATCCTCTACGCCACCGTCGGCAAGCAGCCGAAGCTCCCCCCCGAGCACCAGATGAATTCCTCCCGCCATTTCATGCGCGAGCTGAACCGCCTCGGCCTCACGAGCCTCGTGGATGCGGGAGGCGGGTCGCAGATCTATCCCGACGACTACGCGATCATCGAGGAGCTCCACCGGCGGGGCGAGATGACCGTCCGTATGGCCTACAACATCTTCACGCAGAAGCCGAAGGAGGAGAAAGCCGACTTTCTGCGCTGCATGAAGCTGACCGGCCCCGGGCAGGGCGACGACTACTATCGCTGCAACGGCGCAGGGGAGATGCTGGTCTACTCGGCGGCCGATTTCGAGGATTTCATGGTCCCGCGGCCAGACCTCCCGTCCAACCTTGAGGCGGAGCTGAAAGAGGTCGTTTCGCTGCTCGCCGAAAAAAAATGGCCCTTCCGCATCCACGCGACCTATGACGAAAGCATCTCCCGCATGCTCGACGTGTTCGAGGACGTGAACCGGGAGATCCCCTTCGCGGGCAGTGGCTGGTTCTTCGATCATTGCGAGACCGTCTCGGACCGAAGCCTGGAACGCGTCAAGGCGTTGGGCGGCGGCATCGCGATCCAGAACCGGATGGCTTTCCAGGGGGAGTATTTCCTCGATCGCTACGGGAAGCAGGCGGCCGAGCGGACGCCTCCGGTCCGGAAGATGCTCGAGCTCGGCATTCCCGTGGGAGCGGGCACCGACGCGACGCGCGTCTCCAGCTACAACCCGTGGCTAGCCCTTTACTGGCTGGCGGCCGGAAAGACGGTCGGCGGCGCCGTGCTCTACTCCGAAAAGAGTCGCCTGAGCCGGGAAGATGCGCTGAGACTCTACACGCAGGGCAGCAGCTGGTTCTCGGGGGAAAACGGCCGCAAGGGGGCGATCACCGTCGGCCAACTGGCGGACGTCGTCGCGCTTACCGAAGATTACTTTTCCGTTTCGGAAGAGCGGATCAAGGGGATCGAGTCGGTCCTGACCATCGTGGGGGGCAAGATCGTCTACGGCGCCAAGGAATTCCAGGATCTTGGTCCGGCCTCGTTGCCCGTGCTGCCGGAATGGTCGCCCGTCAAGATCTACGGCGGCTACGGAGCCCCGCTCGACGTCGGCAAGGCCGCACGCGCCGGCGTGCCGGTCCCGAGGCAGCACCATCCCGCCGAGTGCCGCTCGAACGGCTGTCATCATGCGAGCCACCCGCTCCCGGCCGGAACCCAAGCGGTTCCCCGTTACGGCGACTTCTGGGGATTCGGCTGCGACTGTTTCGCATTCTGA
- a CDS encoding Rieske (2Fe-2S) protein, producing the protein MTGGETGMWTYVLEEAVLPEGGMAPVYPLGVNVVIARVGGTVHAVSGKCAHMACPLFSGTLDGHILTCPCHDWRFDIRTGRFLDAPELGIAVYSAKAEAGKLYVNLG; encoded by the coding sequence GTGACGGGAGGGGAAACGGGGATGTGGACCTACGTGTTGGAAGAGGCGGTGTTGCCGGAAGGCGGCATGGCGCCGGTCTATCCGCTGGGAGTCAATGTCGTGATCGCCCGCGTCGGCGGAACGGTCCATGCCGTCTCGGGCAAGTGCGCCCACATGGCGTGTCCGCTGTTCAGCGGGACGCTGGACGGCCATATTCTCACCTGCCCGTGCCACGATTGGCGCTTCGACATCAGAACCGGTCGATTTCTCGATGCACCCGAGCTCGGCATCGCCGTGTATTCCGCAAAGGCCGAAGCGGGGAAGCTCTACGTCAACCTCGGCTGA
- a CDS encoding glutaredoxin family protein has translation MKKVSMYTLSTCPWCRKTKIFFTQHNVPFDFTDYDLADEATQDRIMRELDAVGANGFPFVRIGDQIVEGYRPDRYADLLGL, from the coding sequence ATGAAAAAAGTCTCCATGTACACGCTGTCCACCTGCCCCTGGTGCCGAAAGACCAAGATCTTCTTCACCCAGCACAATGTCCCGTTCGACTTCACGGATTACGACCTCGCCGACGAAGCGACGCAGGACCGGATCATGCGCGAACTGGATGCCGTGGGGGCCAACGGGTTCCCGTTCGTCCGGATCGGCGACCAGATCGTCGAAGGTTATCGGCCGGATCGTTACGCCGATTTGCTGGGGCTGTAG
- a CDS encoding ferredoxin-thioredoxin reductase catalytic domain-containing protein translates to MNPESRKKALRQLYDKVVGPLGFKFTPDADLAEFLLEQEVKLEEKHGVPFCPCQPIRHDRARDMRIVCPCIPFHREHFDAMKRCWCGLFVHQDVTDPDSLPQISEKEIGND, encoded by the coding sequence GTGAATCCCGAATCCAGGAAGAAGGCGCTTCGCCAGCTCTATGATAAGGTCGTCGGTCCGCTGGGGTTCAAGTTCACGCCCGACGCCGACCTCGCCGAATTCCTCCTCGAGCAGGAGGTGAAGCTCGAGGAGAAGCACGGCGTGCCTTTTTGCCCCTGCCAGCCGATCCGGCACGACCGCGCCCGCGACATGCGGATCGTTTGCCCGTGCATCCCGTTCCACCGCGAGCATTTCGATGCCATGAAGCGCTGCTGGTGCGGGCTGTTCGTGCACCAGGACGTCACGGATCCCGACAGCCTGCCGCAGATATCGGAAAAGGAGATCGGCAATGACTGA
- a CDS encoding Rieske 2Fe-2S domain-containing protein: protein MTDNYVRAVSIADIAPGGMKAVELNGREIVICNCDGRFHAIDRRCGHMNSPLEMGTLASTILTCAMHCAQFDVTTGEALSGPVPPWLGNEVIPPRTGALLKNVGMLMQHICTRSIGTYKVKTESGWVLVAL, encoded by the coding sequence ATGACTGATAATTACGTCAGGGCGGTATCCATTGCCGACATCGCACCGGGCGGGATGAAGGCCGTCGAGCTGAACGGCCGCGAGATCGTCATCTGCAACTGCGATGGTCGCTTCCATGCGATCGATCGTCGCTGCGGGCACATGAATTCACCCCTCGAAATGGGGACGCTCGCGAGCACGATCCTTACCTGCGCCATGCATTGCGCGCAGTTCGACGTGACCACGGGGGAGGCGCTCTCGGGGCCCGTTCCTCCCTGGCTGGGAAACGAGGTCATCCCGCCGAGGACCGGCGCGCTCCTCAAGAATGTCGGCATGCTCATGCAGCACATCTGCACCCGGTCCATCGGCACCTACAAGGTGAAGACGGAATCCGGTTGGGTGCTGGTCGCGTTATAG
- a CDS encoding low temperature requirement protein A, with amino-acid sequence MRLGKLFAPPVLRTGKERERHATWLELFYDLVFVAAVAQLATALYTDYTIPGLLRFCLLMVPVWWAWVGHTFYLTRFDTDDVGHQLLTMLQMIAVASLAVNVSRALGPTSREFALSYVAIRGILVAEYLRAGWYVPVARPLTHRYAAGFGIAAFLWLVSVAVPPPFRFALWGIGIAIDFLTPLTGGSIHFRFPPHHMHLPERFGLFVIIVIGEAVAGVVTGEGRSGLSSVSAISGVMGLVIAFTLWWGYFEGARGAANRVVSSFEHVSRYQLWLYAHLPLVMGITAAAVGVRHIIGLASFEPLPHPQAIMFSGAVGASCLSLVSLFVAAYPARRSWELQRFLVPYYVIALLGIATGVVGDALPGVAVLAALMALCIAQIAFSLRGLPKGEG; translated from the coding sequence ATGCGCCTGGGGAAACTTTTCGCACCTCCGGTGCTGCGGACCGGCAAGGAGCGGGAACGCCACGCCACCTGGCTCGAGCTGTTCTACGACCTGGTTTTCGTGGCGGCGGTGGCCCAGCTCGCCACTGCCCTATATACCGACTATACGATCCCCGGGCTCCTCCGGTTCTGCCTGCTGATGGTGCCGGTCTGGTGGGCCTGGGTCGGGCACACGTTCTACCTCACCCGCTTCGACACCGACGATGTCGGGCACCAGCTCCTGACGATGCTCCAGATGATCGCGGTCGCCTCGCTGGCCGTTAACGTTTCCCGCGCGCTCGGCCCCACATCGAGGGAATTTGCGCTCTCCTATGTGGCGATCCGCGGCATCCTGGTGGCGGAGTACCTCCGGGCGGGGTGGTACGTGCCCGTGGCCCGTCCATTGACGCATCGCTATGCCGCCGGGTTCGGGATCGCCGCCTTCCTCTGGCTGGTCTCCGTGGCGGTCCCGCCGCCGTTCCGGTTCGCCCTCTGGGGGATCGGCATCGCCATCGACTTCCTGACACCGCTCACGGGCGGTTCGATCCACTTCCGTTTCCCGCCGCACCACATGCACCTGCCGGAGCGATTCGGCCTGTTCGTCATCATCGTGATCGGCGAGGCCGTGGCCGGGGTCGTCACCGGGGAGGGGAGGAGCGGGCTCTCGTCCGTTTCCGCGATCTCCGGCGTCATGGGACTCGTCATCGCCTTCACGCTTTGGTGGGGTTATTTCGAGGGCGCGCGGGGCGCCGCGAACCGGGTCGTCAGCTCGTTCGAGCACGTGAGCCGCTATCAACTCTGGCTTTACGCCCACCTCCCGCTCGTAATGGGCATCACGGCCGCCGCTGTCGGCGTACGGCACATCATCGGCCTGGCGTCTTTCGAGCCGCTGCCGCATCCGCAGGCAATCATGTTCAGCGGAGCGGTCGGCGCGAGCTGTCTTTCCCTGGTCAGCCTCTTCGTCGCCGCCTATCCGGCCCGCCGATCCTGGGAACTCCAGCGGTTTCTGGTCCCCTACTACGTCATCGCGCTTCTCGGAATCGCCACGGGGGTGGTGGGGGACGCGCTGCCCGGCGTGGCGGTCCTCGCCGCCCTGATGGCGCTCTGCATCGCGCAGATCGCCTTTTCCTTGAGAGGGTTGCCGAAGGGCGAGGGTTAA